The following proteins come from a genomic window of Anaerobutyricum hallii:
- a CDS encoding P-loop NTPase, whose protein sequence is MLKIAVYGKGGIGKSTVTSNLAAAFASMGKKVIQIGCDPKADSTINLLGGTTPIPVMNYMREYDEDPERIEDISKIGYGGVLCIETGGPTPGLGCAGRGIIATFSLLEDLELFETYEPDVVLYDVLGDVVCGGFAAPIREGYASKVLIVTSGEKMALYAANNINNAVKNFEDRSYAKVYGIVLNHRNVEKETEKVAEFADLVGLPIVGKIPRSDEITRCEDKGMTVIEGEPESSAAQAFLKLAKELLENAQDTAEEEVW, encoded by the coding sequence ATGTTAAAGATAGCGGTTTATGGGAAGGGTGGCATCGGAAAGTCCACAGTGACCAGTAATTTAGCGGCGGCGTTTGCCAGTATGGGAAAGAAGGTTATCCAGATTGGATGTGACCCTAAGGCGGATTCTACGATTAATCTTCTTGGGGGAACAACGCCGATTCCAGTGATGAATTATATGCGTGAGTATGATGAGGACCCAGAACGGATCGAGGATATTTCAAAGATTGGTTATGGCGGGGTTTTATGTATTGAGACAGGGGGACCGACACCGGGTCTTGGCTGTGCAGGAAGAGGTATTATAGCGACGTTTAGCTTGCTGGAGGATTTGGAGTTATTTGAAACATATGAGCCGGATGTGGTGTTATATGATGTGCTTGGTGATGTAGTATGTGGTGGATTTGCAGCACCGATTCGTGAGGGGTATGCGAGTAAAGTACTGATCGTGACTTCCGGGGAGAAGATGGCTCTTTATGCAGCGAATAATATTAATAATGCAGTGAAGAATTTTGAGGACAGAAGTTATGCGAAGGTGTATGGTATTGTGTTAAATCACAGGAATGTCGAGAAGGAGACAGAGAAGGTTGCTGAATTTGCGGATTTAGTCGGTCTTCCGATTGTGGGAAAGATTCCGAGAAGTGATGAGATTACCCGATGTGAAGATAAGGGAATGACTGTTATTGAGGGAGAGCCAGAATCTTCGGCGGCACAGGCATTTTTGAAGCTTGCAAAGGAACTTCTTGAAAATGCACAGGATACTGCGGAGGAAGAAGTATGGTAG
- a CDS encoding nitrogenase component 1 has product MVENEKTTIDNTAIENIRNVVNVKSAIKETERAEKAYFITTKELAQAGRDNIPDELISSKHLIYSSPATLAYNSPGAQGFGVKRAGLAIPGSVMLLLAPGCCGRNTTILSELGGYSERFFYLMMDETDIVTGRHLKKVPQAVEEIYDCLETKPSVVMICLTCVDALLGTDMERICKKAQKSVGIPVLPCYMYALTREGRKPPMVHVRQSIYSLLEPRKKKGTSVNLLGHFAPLEDDCELYDLLKQLGVKTIREISRCENYEEYLDMAEANFNLVLDAEARFAAADMQKRLGIPYIELTRLYQLDKIKNQYALFAAALGSKFDDEIYFKEAFEAKEAFKKKYPHVVFAIGEGCNANAFELAFALICYGFEVAEVFGNLSKEDFVYIEKMAKVSPKTKIYSNLEPTMIYYEPGENPVDIVIGKDASYYHPEAAKLEWSDDIQPFGYRGVKHFFEECERVLELERGQI; this is encoded by the coding sequence ATGGTAGAGAATGAAAAAACTACAATAGATAATACTGCAATAGAAAATATAAGGAATGTCGTGAATGTAAAGAGCGCAATAAAAGAAACAGAAAGAGCGGAAAAAGCCTATTTCATTACAACAAAAGAACTTGCACAAGCAGGGAGAGACAATATTCCTGATGAGCTGATTTCTTCAAAGCACCTGATCTATAGTTCGCCGGCGACTCTTGCGTATAATTCACCGGGAGCGCAGGGGTTTGGTGTGAAGAGAGCGGGGCTGGCGATTCCGGGTTCGGTTATGCTTCTTTTAGCTCCGGGATGCTGTGGAAGGAATACGACTATTTTAAGTGAACTTGGCGGGTACAGTGAACGATTTTTTTATCTGATGATGGATGAGACAGATATCGTAACAGGGAGACATTTAAAGAAGGTGCCGCAGGCAGTAGAAGAGATTTATGATTGTCTGGAGACGAAACCATCGGTTGTTATGATCTGTCTTACCTGTGTGGATGCTTTGTTGGGAACGGATATGGAACGTATTTGTAAGAAGGCGCAGAAGAGTGTAGGTATTCCGGTTTTACCATGCTATATGTATGCACTTACAAGAGAGGGAAGAAAGCCTCCGATGGTACATGTCAGACAGTCGATTTATTCTTTGTTAGAACCAAGAAAGAAGAAGGGTACGTCTGTGAATCTATTAGGGCATTTTGCTCCGTTAGAGGATGACTGTGAGCTTTATGATCTCTTAAAGCAGCTTGGAGTTAAGACGATTCGAGAGATTTCACGCTGTGAGAATTATGAAGAATATCTTGATATGGCGGAAGCGAATTTTAATCTTGTGTTAGATGCAGAGGCACGTTTTGCGGCGGCAGATATGCAGAAGCGTTTAGGAATTCCGTATATTGAGCTGACAAGGTTATATCAGCTTGACAAAATAAAGAATCAATATGCCTTGTTTGCGGCGGCACTTGGAAGTAAGTTTGATGATGAGATATATTTTAAAGAGGCATTTGAGGCGAAGGAAGCTTTTAAGAAAAAGTATCCGCATGTAGTGTTTGCGATTGGAGAAGGCTGCAATGCCAATGCATTTGAACTTGCATTTGCTCTGATTTGCTATGGATTTGAGGTCGCGGAAGTATTTGGTAATCTTTCAAAAGAGGATTTTGTTTATATTGAGAAGATGGCGAAGGTAAGTCCAAAGACAAAGATTTATTCGAATTTAGAGCCAACGATGATTTATTATGAACCAGGTGAGAATCCGGTAGATATCGTAATTGGAAAGGATGCTTCCTATTATCATCCGGAAGCGGCGAAGCTTGAGTGGAGTGATGATATACAGCCATTTGGTTACCGGGGAGTAAAGCATTTCTTCGAAGAATGTGAACGTGTACTGGAATTGGAAAGGGGGCAGATTTAA
- a CDS encoding 6-phosphofructokinase has protein sequence MKKNLLVAQSGGPTAAINATLAGVIGQAMKEEQIDQVYGACYGIQGVLEQKFVNLTEKVDTEEKLEKLKRTPAAALGSCRFKLNDIKEDDSQYQEIVDILHKMNIGYFVYIGGNDSMDTVAKLSAYCKEKGIEDIKVIGGPKTIDNDLCGIDHCPGFGSAAKYISTVFCELEQEITVYEPKNVIIVEMMGRHAGWLTAAAALAEGKNGNVPYLVYLEETPFSLDRFIDDVKEKLESTNAVLVAVSEGVHDKEGRFLCEQEGSRELDVFGHTKLSGTGKILEEAVRAKIGCKVRSIELNLLQRCAGHILSKTDIEESGNLGANAVKLAVAGESGLMSSLTRVSDAPYTIEYSGVDIREVANKEKKIPVEWINEAGNGVKEELTTYLTPLVQGEVSSIYEDGMPSYIVLK, from the coding sequence ATGAAGAAGAATTTGTTAGTGGCACAGTCAGGAGGACCAACAGCAGCGATTAATGCAACGTTAGCAGGTGTGATCGGACAGGCAATGAAGGAAGAGCAGATTGATCAGGTTTATGGTGCCTGTTATGGAATTCAGGGTGTGTTGGAACAGAAGTTTGTGAATCTTACAGAGAAGGTTGACACAGAGGAAAAGCTGGAGAAGTTAAAGAGAACTCCGGCGGCAGCGCTTGGTTCTTGTCGTTTTAAGCTTAATGATATCAAGGAAGATGACAGTCAGTATCAGGAGATCGTTGATATTCTTCATAAGATGAATATTGGATATTTTGTTTATATCGGTGGGAATGATTCTATGGATACGGTAGCGAAGCTTTCTGCATACTGTAAGGAGAAGGGTATAGAGGATATTAAGGTTATTGGTGGACCAAAGACGATTGATAATGACCTTTGCGGAATAGATCATTGTCCGGGATTTGGTTCAGCAGCTAAGTATATTTCTACAGTTTTCTGCGAGCTTGAACAGGAGATTACCGTATATGAACCGAAGAATGTAATTATTGTTGAGATGATGGGACGTCATGCCGGATGGCTTACTGCGGCTGCTGCATTAGCGGAAGGTAAGAATGGTAATGTACCATATCTTGTTTATTTAGAAGAAACTCCATTTTCATTAGATCGTTTTATTGATGATGTGAAGGAAAAGTTAGAATCAACGAATGCAGTGCTTGTTGCGGTTAGTGAAGGTGTACATGATAAAGAGGGTCGTTTCTTATGTGAACAGGAAGGATCTAGAGAGTTAGATGTATTTGGACATACGAAGTTATCTGGTACTGGAAAGATTTTAGAGGAAGCGGTTCGTGCAAAGATTGGCTGTAAGGTTCGTTCGATAGAATTGAATCTGTTACAGCGCTGTGCAGGGCATATTTTAAGTAAGACGGATATTGAGGAGTCCGGTAATCTTGGTGCGAATGCAGTTAAGCTTGCAGTAGCAGGAGAGAGTGGATTAATGTCTTCTCTTACAAGAGTGTCTGATGCTCCATATACGATAGAGTACAGTGGTGTTGATATTCGTGAGGTTGCGAATAAAGAGAAGAAGATTCCTGTAGAGTGGATTAATGAGGCTGGCAATGGTGTGAAAGAAGAGTTGACTACTTATTTAACCCCATTGGTTCAGGGAGAAGTTTCCAGCATCTATGAGGATGGTATGCCAAGTTATATTGTTTTAAAATAA
- a CDS encoding nitrogenase component 1, with product MKGLRKYLSPFAPDQSGAAAVLCEFHGLIIILDAGGCAGNICGFDEPRWFDSRSAIFSAGLRDMDAILGRDDRLVEKIGKACEKLSADFIAVIGTPVPAVIGTDYKALSRMIEKKTGIPALTIDTDGTKLYDIGEKKTWKELFKKFAVKQEVEPGRVGIIGATPLSFGGIYEEDFLKEYFSGKGFSKVICYGMGDGLEAVKEAAAAEKNIVISPSGIAAAKYLKQKFGTPYEVFCPPEIIPEWKERKEQIEQNTATPNRKERSDKKVLIVHQQVLANTLREELLTLAMEQKVETDSAKITVASWFMLDNALKKEGDILFKEEDDWISYIKENEYDIIIADPLLKKAVPFYKGEWYDLSHFAISGKKRKTV from the coding sequence ATGAAGGGACTTAGAAAGTATCTCTCACCGTTTGCTCCGGATCAGTCCGGTGCAGCAGCGGTACTTTGTGAATTTCATGGATTGATTATTATTTTAGATGCTGGTGGCTGTGCCGGAAATATCTGTGGATTTGATGAGCCGAGATGGTTTGACAGCCGCAGTGCGATTTTTAGTGCGGGACTTCGTGATATGGATGCGATTCTTGGAAGAGATGATCGTCTGGTGGAGAAGATTGGAAAGGCTTGTGAGAAGCTTTCCGCAGATTTTATTGCAGTGATCGGGACTCCGGTTCCGGCAGTTATTGGAACAGACTATAAAGCACTTTCTCGAATGATTGAAAAGAAAACAGGAATTCCGGCATTGACAATTGATACAGATGGAACGAAGCTTTATGATATCGGAGAGAAAAAGACATGGAAAGAGCTGTTTAAAAAGTTTGCTGTAAAACAGGAAGTAGAGCCGGGGCGTGTAGGTATTATCGGAGCGACACCGCTTTCATTTGGTGGCATTTATGAAGAGGACTTTTTAAAAGAGTATTTTAGCGGAAAAGGTTTTTCTAAAGTGATTTGTTACGGTATGGGTGATGGTTTAGAAGCAGTGAAAGAGGCAGCAGCGGCAGAGAAGAATATCGTTATATCACCGTCTGGAATTGCGGCAGCGAAGTATTTAAAGCAGAAGTTTGGAACGCCGTATGAAGTGTTTTGCCCACCAGAGATTATTCCGGAATGGAAAGAACGAAAAGAGCAAATAGAACAAAATACAGCAACACCAAACAGGAAAGAACGCTCAGACAAGAAAGTTTTGATCGTACATCAGCAGGTATTGGCGAACACATTAAGAGAGGAATTACTTACACTTGCTATGGAACAGAAAGTAGAAACAGATTCTGCAAAGATTACGGTTGCTTCCTGGTTTATGTTAGACAATGCACTAAAGAAGGAAGGGGATATTCTTTTTAAGGAAGAAGATGACTGGATTTCTTATATCAAAGAAAATGAATATGACATCATTATTGCTGATCCACTACTGAAAAAAGCAGTGCCATTTTATAAGGGAGAATGGTATGACCTGTCGCACTTTGCAATCTCAGGAAAGAAGAGGAAGACTGTATGA